A part of Acidimicrobiales bacterium genomic DNA contains:
- a CDS encoding YbhN family protein, translating into MGRLLLLALILEYLVVPQLAGPRKVVHLLADVNPLLLLAGLALEAGALLSYAQLTRTLLPARDRISLFHLLRIQLTTLSVSHCTPGGTATGTALAYRLMTNAGLPGSDVGFAIATQGIGSAVVLNVILWLALIVSIPVWGFSAVYLIAAIVGILLLGASTTLLLMFTKGGDRAGAALERAGGRLPFVDGRALRHTFERIAGRLQDLAGQRRLLVEGVSWAAANWLLDAASLAVFVGAFGHWVNPDGLLVAYGLAYVLAVIPITPGGLGVVEATLTSLLVGFGTARGVATLGVVAYRLVNFWIPIPVGGVAYLSLQVDKAGARGSRWARLKGVLTSPRERGRHDSVQCGDRAHGEGTEAD; encoded by the coding sequence GTGGGCCGCCTGCTCCTGCTCGCGCTGATACTCGAATACCTCGTGGTCCCACAGCTGGCGGGTCCGCGCAAGGTCGTACACCTGCTCGCCGACGTGAACCCGCTCCTGTTGCTTGCCGGGCTCGCTCTCGAGGCGGGAGCCCTGCTCAGCTATGCCCAGCTGACCCGAACCCTCCTGCCGGCCCGGGACCGTATCTCCCTCTTCCATCTGCTGCGGATACAGCTGACGACTCTGTCCGTCTCGCACTGCACTCCTGGTGGCACCGCTACGGGGACCGCCCTGGCATACCGCCTAATGACGAACGCCGGCCTTCCCGGGAGCGACGTCGGTTTCGCGATCGCAACCCAAGGCATCGGCTCTGCCGTGGTACTCAACGTGATCCTCTGGCTCGCCCTCATCGTATCTATTCCCGTATGGGGATTCTCAGCTGTGTATCTGATCGCGGCGATCGTCGGGATCCTCCTCCTCGGGGCCTCCACCACACTGCTTCTGATGTTCACGAAGGGCGGCGACCGCGCTGGGGCGGCGCTCGAGCGCGCAGGTGGGCGCCTTCCCTTCGTCGACGGCCGCGCTCTGCGGCACACCTTCGAGCGCATTGCCGGCCGGCTCCAGGACCTGGCCGGCCAGCGCCGGCTCCTGGTGGAGGGTGTCTCCTGGGCGGCCGCGAACTGGCTACTGGACGCCGCTTCTCTCGCCGTATTCGTCGGAGCATTCGGTCATTGGGTGAACCCCGATGGGCTGCTCGTCGCGTACGGCCTCGCCTACGTGCTGGCAGTGATTCCCATCACGCCAGGCGGTCTTGGGGTCGTCGAGGCCACCCTCACCTCACTGCTCGTCGGATTCGGAACCGCAAGAGGCGTGGCAACGCTGGGTGTGGTCGCATACCGGCTGGTGAATTTCTGGATCCCGATTCCCGTCGGCGGGGTGGCCTACCTGTCCCTCCAGGTCGACAAGGCGGGAGCTCGCGGGTCGCGCTGGGCTCGGCTCAAGGGTGTCCTCACCTCGCCCAGGGAGCGGGGCCGGCATGACAGCGTCCAGTGTGGTGACCGGGCGCACGGAGAGGGGACTGAGGCCGACTGA
- a CDS encoding glycosyltransferase, with protein sequence MSAEASTERPDQVAKAPTVSIVICFHNRVTDTARCLDSIQAHTARHDYEVILVDDASTEPGVEALASRHPRTEMVQSAENVGFTKAANLGAGKAQGEYILFLNNDTEVTPGWLGALLDAAASGEGVAVVGARLVYPDGRLQEAGGCIWEDATGVNYGKWEDPNLSKFSYRREVDYCSGAALLVEREFFESVGGFDERFSPGYYEDTDLCFAARAAGRTVLYEPSSWVVHLEGATFGTETRAGSSAEFTKSAQEVNRYRFWAKWSDELLRHYPPGTAGGWLGGRVDRRPRVLVAETQVPAADRDAGGLRLGWIMRILHNLGCEVTFLPADRNDRKPYSDQLRRAGIEVHTDQVALDDFGRERAGLYDLAILSKPDPWMQLHGLCRRYFPTAPLVYDTVDLQFVREERRIATLEASADKDRLLHEQLRLRRRELDYVKSADLVSVVTDVEAHVIRSFVPTADTVVLPTVHEPAGGPVPGFEERDGLLFIGGYGHPPNVDAVNWYVDEIQPHLRRHEELHLTALGSDPPPDLLARASHDVLIPGFVADVSGYFHGARVFVAPLRYGAGMKGKIGHAMSLGVPVVTTSVGAEGMGLLDGEHALIADTAESFADAIVRLYTDRVLWERLAEKALAKVNAEWSSDAMSRRLQALLEHVGLGRRLTPRRWSARWPI encoded by the coding sequence ATGAGCGCCGAAGCCTCCACCGAGCGTCCCGATCAGGTCGCCAAGGCCCCGACTGTGTCCATCGTCATCTGCTTCCACAACCGGGTGACAGACACGGCGCGCTGCCTCGACAGCATCCAGGCTCACACTGCCAGGCACGACTACGAGGTGATCCTCGTGGACGATGCATCAACCGAGCCTGGCGTGGAGGCTCTGGCCTCCCGCCACCCACGGACCGAAATGGTCCAGTCGGCCGAGAACGTGGGTTTCACCAAGGCGGCGAACCTTGGTGCCGGTAAGGCGCAGGGCGAGTACATCCTCTTCCTGAACAACGACACGGAAGTGACGCCTGGCTGGCTGGGCGCCCTTCTGGACGCCGCGGCCAGCGGCGAGGGCGTCGCCGTAGTCGGCGCGCGCCTCGTGTACCCGGACGGCCGGCTGCAGGAAGCCGGAGGCTGCATTTGGGAGGACGCTACGGGCGTCAACTACGGGAAGTGGGAGGACCCGAACCTCTCGAAGTTCAGCTACCGGCGGGAAGTGGACTACTGCTCGGGAGCCGCACTTCTTGTCGAGCGGGAGTTCTTCGAATCGGTGGGCGGCTTCGACGAGCGATTCTCTCCGGGCTACTACGAAGATACCGACCTGTGCTTCGCGGCTCGAGCAGCGGGACGCACCGTCCTCTACGAGCCCAGCTCGTGGGTGGTGCATCTCGAAGGGGCCACCTTCGGAACCGAGACCCGAGCCGGCAGCTCCGCGGAGTTCACGAAGTCGGCCCAGGAAGTCAACCGCTACCGATTCTGGGCCAAGTGGTCGGATGAGCTCCTGAGGCATTACCCGCCGGGCACGGCGGGCGGATGGCTGGGTGGACGGGTCGATCGACGACCGCGCGTTCTCGTCGCCGAGACCCAGGTGCCCGCCGCGGACCGCGATGCGGGTGGTCTGCGTCTCGGGTGGATCATGCGAATCCTGCACAATCTCGGATGCGAGGTCACCTTCCTGCCGGCCGACCGCAACGACAGGAAGCCGTACTCCGATCAGCTGCGGCGCGCCGGGATCGAGGTGCACACCGATCAGGTGGCACTGGATGACTTCGGCCGCGAAAGGGCCGGACTCTATGACCTGGCCATCCTCAGCAAACCCGACCCGTGGATGCAGCTGCACGGGCTGTGCCGCAGGTATTTCCCGACCGCACCTCTCGTCTACGACACGGTCGACCTTCAGTTCGTGAGGGAAGAGCGGCGGATCGCCACGCTCGAGGCAAGCGCAGACAAGGACAGGCTCCTTCATGAGCAGCTGAGGCTCCGACGGCGCGAACTCGACTACGTGAAGAGCGCGGATCTCGTGTCGGTGGTCACCGACGTCGAGGCGCACGTCATACGGTCGTTTGTTCCCACGGCAGACACCGTGGTTCTTCCGACGGTGCACGAGCCCGCCGGGGGGCCTGTGCCAGGTTTCGAGGAGCGAGACGGTCTCCTCTTCATCGGGGGCTACGGCCACCCACCGAATGTGGACGCCGTCAACTGGTACGTCGACGAGATCCAACCGCATCTGCGACGCCATGAAGAACTCCACCTGACCGCCCTTGGCTCCGACCCCCCACCTGACCTGCTGGCGCGCGCATCACACGATGTCCTGATCCCGGGCTTCGTCGCCGATGTCTCCGGCTACTTCCACGGGGCGAGGGTCTTCGTGGCGCCGCTTCGGTACGGCGCCGGCATGAAGGGCAAGATCGGTCATGCCATGAGCCTCGGCGTTCCCGTGGTGACCACGTCGGTGGGCGCCGAGGGCATGGGACTCCTCGACGGTGAGCACGCGCTCATAGCGGACACAGCGGAGTCGTTTGCCGACGCCATCGTGCGGCTCTACACGGACAGGGTCCTGTGGGAGCGGCTTGCGGAGAAGGCCCTCGCGAAGGTCAATGCCGAGTGGTCCTCCGATGCGATGTCGCGGCGGCTTCAGGCACTTCTGGAGCACGTCGGGCTCGGCAGGCGCCTGACTCCCCGGCGGTGGAGCGCCAGATGGCCGATCTGA
- a CDS encoding ABC transporter ATP-binding protein, whose amino-acid sequence MTVDRDVAVEANQVSKKFKLIHERNQSIKAAIMRGRRTISEDFWALRDVSFQVHRGETFGLIGENGSGKSTMLKCLTRILRPTQGSVSVEGKVSALLELGAGFHPELSGRENVFLNGAILGLSQKELRSRFDEIVDFAGIGQFIDEPVKNYSSGMYVRLGFSVAINVDPDVLFVDEVLAVGDEAFQRKCNEKFAELRRAGKTIVLVSHGMAGVQNLCDRVAWFSHGQLIQLGNPREVIEAYTGTVQSDRQVDQQGHNRWGSGEGRITDVRFVDEAGDRTTRVRSGESATLRLDYEMSAPIERPVFGIAISTLEGFNVTGPNSRDAGCVPQALDGTGHVDITFDPVLLLPGSYDLTVSLHDYTCLHPYDFRQNVLRFDVDRGPIGENVGVVSLAPKWRIDDPVTD is encoded by the coding sequence GTGACCGTCGATCGCGATGTAGCTGTCGAGGCAAACCAGGTCTCGAAGAAGTTCAAGCTCATCCACGAGCGCAACCAGTCAATCAAGGCCGCCATCATGCGAGGCCGCAGGACGATCTCGGAGGACTTCTGGGCGCTGCGCGACGTGTCCTTCCAGGTGCATCGGGGCGAGACGTTCGGGCTCATCGGCGAGAACGGATCTGGCAAGAGCACCATGCTCAAGTGCCTGACCCGCATCCTGCGACCCACCCAAGGCAGCGTAAGCGTCGAGGGCAAGGTATCCGCGCTCCTCGAGCTCGGAGCGGGGTTCCACCCCGAGCTTTCCGGGCGGGAGAACGTCTTCTTGAATGGCGCCATTCTCGGACTGTCTCAGAAGGAGTTGCGGAGCCGCTTCGACGAGATCGTCGACTTCGCCGGCATAGGCCAGTTCATCGACGAGCCGGTCAAAAACTACTCGTCGGGTATGTACGTCCGTCTCGGATTCTCGGTGGCGATCAACGTCGACCCGGATGTCCTCTTCGTGGACGAAGTCCTCGCGGTCGGCGATGAAGCGTTCCAGCGCAAGTGCAACGAGAAGTTCGCTGAACTTCGACGGGCGGGCAAGACGATCGTGCTGGTCAGCCACGGTATGGCGGGCGTGCAGAACCTCTGCGACCGGGTCGCTTGGTTCTCCCACGGGCAGCTCATACAGCTTGGGAACCCGCGCGAAGTCATTGAGGCTTACACCGGGACAGTTCAGTCAGACCGGCAGGTCGACCAACAAGGTCACAACCGGTGGGGATCCGGGGAGGGCCGCATCACGGATGTCAGGTTCGTCGATGAGGCCGGCGACCGGACAACCAGGGTTCGCTCCGGCGAATCAGCGACTCTGCGCCTGGATTATGAGATGTCCGCTCCGATCGAACGACCGGTGTTCGGGATTGCAATTTCGACATTGGAAGGATTCAACGTCACGGGTCCCAACAGCCGCGACGCTGGATGCGTTCCGCAGGCGCTCGACGGTACTGGTCATGTCGATATCACGTTCGACCCGGTCCTGCTGCTTCCCGGCTCCTACGACCTGACGGTCTCTCTGCACGACTACACGTGCCTCCACCCCTACGACTTCCGGCAGAACGTCCTGCGCTTCGACGTGGACCGCGGACCGATCGGGGAGAACGTCGGCGTCGTGTCCCTCGCACCCAAGTGGCGCATCGACGACCCGGTGACCGACTGA
- the rdgB gene encoding RdgB/HAM1 family non-canonical purine NTP pyrophosphatase, translating to MTEFVLATANTDKAREIVAILGDSIAILPRPADVSEVEETGDTLLDNARLKARALVEATGVPAIADDTGLEVEALAGSPGVNSSRFAGPHATYADNVRKLLEDLTHVPEPRRARFRTVAVALWPDGREQVSEGCVDGCIATAPAGNAGFGYDPVFIPDGGCGRTYAQMSPGEKNEFSHRGAAFRALRLLLGT from the coding sequence GTGACCGAATTCGTCCTGGCCACGGCCAACACGGACAAGGCTCGTGAAATAGTCGCCATCTTGGGCGACTCGATAGCGATCCTCCCGCGCCCCGCTGACGTCAGCGAGGTGGAAGAGACCGGTGACACCTTGCTCGACAACGCCAGGCTGAAGGCGCGAGCCCTCGTCGAAGCGACCGGCGTGCCGGCGATCGCCGACGACACTGGTCTGGAGGTCGAGGCGCTCGCAGGCTCGCCGGGTGTGAACTCATCGAGATTCGCGGGACCCCACGCGACTTATGCCGACAACGTGCGCAAGCTCCTGGAGGACCTCACCCACGTGCCTGAACCGCGGCGAGCCAGGTTCCGGACCGTAGCGGTTGCGCTATGGCCTGATGGACGGGAGCAAGTATCCGAGGGTTGCGTGGATGGCTGCATAGCCACTGCCCCGGCCGGTAACGCGGGTTTCGGATACGACCCGGTGTTCATTCCAGACGGAGGGTGCGGGCGGACCTATGCGCAGATGTCCCCCGGCGAGAAGAACGAATTCTCGCACCGCGGGGCGGCTTTTCGCGCCCTTCGCTTGCTGCTCGGGACATAG
- a CDS encoding ABC transporter permease, with translation MTATIAEYRSHRELLSNLTLRELRSKYKRSVLGWAWSTINPVVYMVVYTVVFKYFMHVKIEPKVPPPSGLNVYALFLLCAMLPFSYFQNSVLGSLTSLTSNSNLIKKTYFPRELLPASTVIANLVSHAIEMSLLLVALLAFGDWRALVYLPLTLVFMLLLAVFALGLGLALSALNVYFRDIEHFVGILFLVWFFMTPIVYSFDTLGSAAKPWVVDLLKVNPMTDATLCFRNTLYNGTLPGWLEFGYFAAFAIGSFFVGRAIFNRLEGGLAEEL, from the coding sequence GTGACCGCTACTATCGCCGAGTACCGGTCGCACCGGGAGCTGCTGTCCAACCTCACGCTCCGCGAGCTGCGATCGAAGTACAAGCGATCCGTGCTGGGTTGGGCGTGGTCGACGATCAATCCGGTCGTGTACATGGTCGTCTACACGGTCGTGTTCAAGTACTTCATGCACGTGAAGATCGAACCGAAGGTCCCACCGCCGAGCGGCCTCAACGTCTACGCGCTGTTCCTACTCTGTGCCATGCTGCCGTTCAGCTACTTCCAGAACAGCGTCCTGGGAAGCCTGACGAGCCTGACGAGCAACAGCAACCTGATCAAGAAGACCTACTTCCCGCGGGAGCTGCTGCCGGCTTCGACAGTGATCGCCAACCTGGTCTCGCACGCCATCGAGATGAGCTTGCTCCTCGTAGCTCTGCTCGCGTTCGGGGACTGGCGCGCGCTGGTGTACCTCCCGCTCACCCTGGTCTTCATGCTTCTGCTAGCCGTGTTCGCCCTGGGTCTCGGCCTCGCGCTCAGCGCGCTCAATGTCTACTTCCGCGACATAGAGCACTTCGTGGGGATCCTCTTCCTCGTCTGGTTCTTCATGACCCCGATCGTCTATTCGTTCGATACGCTCGGCTCCGCAGCCAAACCGTGGGTGGTGGACCTCCTGAAGGTCAACCCGATGACGGACGCGACCTTGTGTTTCCGCAACACGCTCTACAACGGAACCTTGCCCGGCTGGTTAGAGTTCGGCTACTTCGCCGCGTTCGCGATCGGCAGCTTCTTCGTGGGCCGGGCCATCTTCAACCGCCTCGAGGGCGGCCTGGCTGAAGAACTGTGA
- a CDS encoding glycosyltransferase → MRIDQCLPDFAMHDAIGNHVLQARRILREAGFQSDIWADRIDDRLAGEARHYREYQPRRQGILIYQLSTDSDMVPWLADVAGSGTRLFSNYHNITPSPFFRRWEPEIARKLEVARRQMAELASATEFAIAVSEFNRAELNQAGYEHTAVAPLLVDLAAIRAAKVRKISPDRHRSRGTRWLFVGRIAPNKCQHDVVAAFAVYRRVFDPGARLTLVGSPSSYRYLRAVRRLASELDLGSSFEHLENIKFPDLVDCYQQSDVLVCLSEHEGFCAPLIEAMEMSLPVVAYRAAAVPETVSDAGVLLDDKDPLAVATAVADLLGDSRRRADLVSQGAARAAELSVAATGEVFLRTVTSRLEGGPGAPR, encoded by the coding sequence GTGAGGATCGACCAGTGCCTGCCGGACTTCGCCATGCACGACGCGATCGGCAATCACGTCCTGCAAGCCCGGCGGATCCTTAGGGAAGCCGGCTTTCAATCTGACATCTGGGCAGACCGGATCGACGATCGCCTCGCGGGGGAGGCTCGGCATTATCGCGAATACCAACCCCGGCGCCAGGGAATCCTGATCTACCAGCTCTCGACCGATTCGGACATGGTCCCGTGGCTGGCCGATGTGGCCGGGTCGGGGACGAGACTGTTCTCCAACTATCACAACATCACGCCCTCGCCCTTCTTCCGACGCTGGGAGCCGGAGATCGCTCGGAAGCTCGAAGTGGCACGCCGTCAGATGGCCGAGCTCGCTTCCGCCACCGAATTCGCCATTGCAGTCAGCGAGTTCAACCGGGCTGAGCTGAACCAGGCCGGTTACGAGCACACGGCGGTGGCACCGCTGCTGGTAGATCTTGCGGCCATCCGGGCCGCGAAGGTCCGGAAGATATCGCCAGATCGCCACAGGTCCCGGGGGACACGATGGCTCTTCGTCGGGCGCATCGCACCAAACAAGTGCCAGCACGACGTGGTCGCGGCGTTCGCTGTGTACCGGCGGGTCTTCGACCCGGGAGCCAGGTTGACCCTGGTCGGCAGTCCGTCCTCTTACAGGTACCTGCGCGCGGTCCGCCGGCTCGCGTCGGAGCTCGATCTCGGATCCAGCTTCGAGCATCTGGAGAACATCAAATTTCCCGACCTCGTCGATTGCTACCAGCAGTCCGACGTCCTCGTCTGTCTGTCGGAGCACGAGGGGTTCTGCGCCCCGCTCATCGAGGCCATGGAGATGTCGCTACCGGTCGTCGCGTACCGGGCGGCGGCCGTGCCCGAGACTGTTTCCGACGCTGGAGTGCTCCTCGACGACAAGGACCCTCTTGCAGTCGCCACGGCCGTAGCGGATCTGCTGGGCGATTCGCGTCGCCGGGCCGACCTGGTGAGCCAGGGCGCCGCCCGAGCCGCGGAATTGTCGGTCGCCGCCACCGGGGAGGTCTTTCTCCGGACGGTGACCTCCCGGCTCGAGGGCGGTCCGGGGGCCCCCCGGTAG
- a CDS encoding ATP-dependent Clp protease proteolytic subunit, with translation MSVPILPAPTSQVGGADRTSDIYQRLLKERIVFLGTEVDDSNANLICAQLLLLAAEDPGRDISLYINSPGGSVTAGLAIYDTMQFVPCDVSTVCLGLAASMGQFLLCSGAKGKRFSLPHSRILMHQPSGQARGQAADIKIQAEQIIYLKRMMAERISFHTGQTIERIEADSDRDRWFTAQEAKDYGFIDQVIERAADVTEPISMTGEKV, from the coding sequence ATGTCCGTCCCCATTCTCCCGGCGCCGACTTCGCAGGTCGGTGGCGCCGACCGCACCAGCGATATCTACCAGCGACTGCTCAAGGAGCGCATCGTCTTCCTCGGAACCGAGGTCGACGACAGCAATGCCAACCTGATCTGCGCCCAGCTGCTCCTGCTCGCGGCCGAGGACCCCGGGCGCGACATCAGCCTCTACATCAACTCGCCTGGAGGATCGGTCACCGCCGGCCTTGCCATCTACGACACCATGCAGTTCGTACCCTGCGACGTGTCCACCGTTTGCCTCGGCTTGGCTGCCTCCATGGGCCAGTTCCTGCTCTGCTCCGGCGCCAAGGGTAAGCGCTTCTCGTTGCCGCATTCCAGGATCCTGATGCACCAACCCTCCGGTCAGGCCCGGGGGCAGGCTGCCGACATAAAGATCCAGGCAGAGCAGATCATCTACCTCAAGCGCATGATGGCCGAGCGCATCTCGTTCCACACCGGGCAGACGATCGAACGCATCGAAGCCGATTCCGACAGAGATCGCTGGTTCACGGCGCAAGAGGCCAAGGACTACGGCTTCATCGACCAGGTCATCGAGAGGGCGGCCGATGTGACCGAGCCGATAAGCATGACCGGCGAGAAGGTATAG